A window from Montipora capricornis isolate CH-2021 chromosome 7, ASM3666992v2, whole genome shotgun sequence encodes these proteins:
- the LOC138057832 gene encoding beta-1 adrenergic receptor-like gives MATDLQSRSIYLIVVEVSSLIVLNLLSLMGNTLVCISVYRNTRLRTTTNLYIIALAISDLLSAVFVMPLSIGVLTSGRWIFGEVSCSFHSFFALFAVYVSPVTMGLTALNRYVRICRPEHEYQKFFSKKRSLALLASVWVFFACFIGLPIIAGVQKSTFVPGYAACSVGHLSETGKLILHGIVIPLFLLTTLTITVFSYVKVAKKIRQHKIETSSLRQTSQIICAREIRISKSLFVVVFTFMICWIPLYIIGLVMRLQLFPKIPRNVLLLCPFLLYISNTINPFIYAGMNPCFRREFRKIVCKERRNVGDRISKITPQPDTNRQRPNF, from the coding sequence atggCGACTGATTTGCAATCTAGAAGCATATATTTGATTGTCGTAGAAGTCAGCTCGTTAATTGTCTTGAACCTTCTGTCCCTTATGGGAAACACCTTGGTTTGCATCTCCGTGTACAGAAACACACGATTGCGTACAACAACGAATCTTTACATCATCGCCCTGGCAATAAGCGATTTACTGTCGGCTGTGTTTGTAATGCCGTTATCGATTGGCGTCCTTACAAGCGGTCGCTGGATTTTTGGCGAAGTTAGCTGTAGCTTTCATTCCTTCTTTGCTTTGTTTGCCGTCTACGTTTCACCAGTAACAATGGGATTAACAGCGCTCAATCGTTATGTGCGAATATGCAGGCCAGAGCACGAATATCAGAAGTTCTTTTCTAAGAAAAGGTCACTGGCACTTTTAGCGTCTGTTTGGGTTTTTTTTGCCTGTTTTATTGGCCTCCCCATCATAGCTGGTGTTCAAAAAAGCACTTTTGTCCCTGGATATGCCGCTTGTTCCGTTGGTCATCTCAGCGAAACTGGAAAACTGATACTCCATGGCATCGTCATCCCATTGTTTCTTTTAACAACTTTAACAATCACCGTGTTTAGCTACGTAAAAGTTGCGAAAAAGATCCGACAGCACAAAATCGAAACGTCGTCCTTGAGACAAACCTCACAAATCATTTGTGCCCGAGAGATAAGAATTAGTAAATCTCTTTTCGTAGTAGTTTTCACTTTCATGATCTGTTGGATTCCTCTTTATATCATTGGCCTTGTAATGCGCTTACAGTTGTTTCCAAAGATACCGCGAAACGTACTGCTGCTATGTCCGTTTTTGCTTTACATATCCAATACAATCAATCCATTTATTTACGCTGGTATGAACCCTTGTTTCAGACGAGAATTCCGGAAGATTGTTTGTAAGGAAAGGAGGAATGTTGGGGATCGTATAAGTAAAATAACACCTCAGCCAGATACGAATAGACAAAGGCCAAATTTTTGA